The sequence ATTAAGAATCCCTTGTCTAACCACCATGGGATGGCTAGTGGTAGTGGTTGGGGATGAATTCTAAATCCATATTCCACATGACACGTCCTAAATTTGATTCATAATGCTGGTGACTCACACGATAGTGGTCAAAGGGAGGCTGGAATGCTTTTATGAGTCTTCCCGATCCCCGAAAAAAGTAATCTACTATGACAAAGCCGTCAACTAATccttttttagtataaaaataataattaaggaTCCCCTTGTCTTGGGCATCTTAAATGGTGTTCATCGTCACGTCTCCCCAAGTCAAGTGATTAACTTAGAGGGCAGGATAACAAGTTTCACCCCCACCGATAAGAGCACACTATGTGTACCGTCGTGCGCAACCATCATACTCAAACCCTATTGGTACAAAAAGACATGGTAACCATTCCTTTGCTAGGaaactctaaaaactcttgAATTCTTATTCATCTCCTGAGCCTAActtaagtgagagatcttaagaTTAAATCTCAAAAACTTTTTATCGGGAGCTTTTGGCTCACACCACATTGGGATAAAAAATGTCTAACCGATCTTGGCCGTAGAAATAGCAAAGTTGTATTTCTACAGCTTGAGCAACGAACGATCAAACATATTTGAGGAGATAAAAATATACGATCAATCAAACCAACAAATAGAAAATAACCTCTACGTGTGAGTAAGAAGTATTAGGTTCAACCATCATGGATAACAAATTCAACATAAGTCGAGCATAGCAAGCACATTGAAAAATAGGCATTTGCGAGATGCCTTTCTTAGATACAGGCAAGACCAAGATAAAGCATAGCCGGCAAATATAGAAGTACCGATAATTACCAGAACACATTTATCCCCAAAAATATAACCAAAATACATTTACAGATTAATAGACCAAACTAAATCACAATTAAGCTTTTATACACTCTTCCTGGTGATTGCCAGAAAAATTATGACCCATCTTACATTACAATAGAGCAAAGGCTTTAGACATATACAAACCCCTTCTCCATAACGCAAGGTTTGACAGTTCGACACTCTTTTCGTGATGTTCCCATCAAACTACTTGCAGATATTAGCAACTGAGATGATCATCGACAACAACTTACGCTATATACAGTACTAGTAGATCTCAATTTCTCAAAAAATTGTCAAAATTCACTCTTCTTGTTAAGTCCGCTGTACTCGTGAGCTGTGGTGGCATTTAGCTTTCCTTCTTATATGTACACTTACTTCGATTAAGTTTAGGCAAATGCTGGGATGCGGGAACTTTGGCGATCCCTATTGAGACAGTCAAATCCCTCTACTCTAACTGCAGCAGGTTTAAGCCCATACTTCATTCTAACACAACCTGCTTTGCGTGGCGATGATAAAGTTGATGGAGATGGAACAGGCAATGCTGAAACAGGAGTGAGCTTCTCATCTCCAAATCGGGCATCTTGAATTAAAGGGTTAGCAGCCCTACTAGGAGGGGAAACACCGCAAAAATATGGGGGCGATATGGCAACCTCGTTAGATGATTGCTCCAACCCATAACCCTCCTGTAGATACCAAAATGTTAGCCAATCATAATATCATAACATCGAGTACAAAACAGCACCACCACCGTGGTGCAGTCATTTGGCAACAGATATCTACACAATTTATTATATAAGGGAAAAGCAAAATGCGTAAGATCAAATAGCGTGCAGCTCCAAATTTGATCAATCATTTAATCGTTTATCCGTCTTAACCGAATCCAGATCGTCATTTACATAGAAACCAAAATTATTCATAaggaaaagaaataacaagTTTACCTTCCTGAGAATAAGGTCCAGAAGCTCTGCCCCAGCTTTTGAGTCACATAACTCGGGTTGATGACTGCTAATCGCAAAGAAGAGAAGATACATGTTATAACCTATAAATAAAACATAATAACCAACATAAGGTGGAAGGGACAGCATTGGAGAAGAAAAAGTACCTCATCTGCCACCGCAAGGGCCTAACGGGGTTGTTTGACAAATTCCCAACTCGCCTGGGCTTGGGGCAAATCACAGGCTCCTTGGTGTCAGACATCAAGGCAGAACCTCGGATGTCTTCACAGCCCACGAAAGAGGCGTTCTGCTGCTGAACATTGAAATGGTTCATTTTCGAAACCTTTCCTGTTCCACAAAAGAACGCCTGTCCATAACAACACAGCACCACCAGAAAAAAACACAATCAGATaaactttcccagaaatattcTAGATCCACAGAAAATCTTAAAATTGCTTATCTTACGGACTTAAACTCGATTTAACTTTgataaatcaagaaacaaacacAGAAAGAGATCAAACCCAGAAACGATAACCCCATCCCCTAATTATTTTGATTGATAATTCTGTACTTTCTACTTTCTAGGCAACCAAACAGGAAGATAGAAAATTTTACAGCAGATCTAATAAGTCACACCTTTGAGAGGATTCCTCCGTTACATACACCAATTCGAGGTTAAACACCCCAAAAAGGCCGTAATTTTTCGCATCAAAACCCAAGCTGAGACGGCTTCGATTTCATCGGAAGTCGTCGCCCAAAATCGCCTCAGAAATTAGGGGTTTAAAATTGGTTTTGCGAATAGTAAAGACAGCTCAAACCGATTTACAAAACAATATCTAACCACAAAATTCTGTCTTCCCAGAAATTCAAAAGATATAAtccagaaaaaaaatttcaaatcaacTCAAATCCAACCAACATTTGACTCGGATCTGTTACACATATTTTGTGGGTAATTGACTAAAATTAGGGAAATAATAACTACAATTCAACGCGACAGATCTGAAATAAACACTAGGCCAGCTACATCAGAGTTGGGACAGAGAGAGATACCTGGCGGGAAGCCTCCGGGGGAAGAAGGCGAGGGAGGGAGGGGCAGTGGCGGAAGGAAGGAGGGTGGCAACGCGATCTGGGAttcgttttatttttatatagtgGTGAAAGTAACGGTGGTGGCGAAGGTGGTACGACGTCATTTTCATCCACGTGCTTGTTTCAACTTTGTTTTATCTGAATCCGCGTGAATTTGTTTCCCCCTTTAATCTTTTTTCTTTAATCGTCCTCCCAATTCACAGCTACGAATCCGCGTGGAC is a genomic window of Malus domestica chromosome 09, GDT2T_hap1 containing:
- the LOC103444128 gene encoding uncharacterized protein isoform X2, which translates into the protein MNHFNVQQQNASFVGCEDIRGSALMSDTKEPVICPKPRRVGNLSNNPVRPLRWQMSHQPELCDSKAGAELLDLILRKEGYGLEQSSNEVAISPPYFCGVSPPSRAANPLIQDARFGDEKLTPVSALPVPSPSTLSSPRKAGCVRMKYGLKPAAVRVEGFDCLNRDRQSSRIPAFA
- the LOC103444128 gene encoding uncharacterized protein isoform X1, which codes for MNHFNVQQQNASFVGCEDIRGSALMSDTKEPVICPKPRRVGNLSNNPVRPLRWQMSSHQPELCDSKAGAELLDLILRKEGYGLEQSSNEVAISPPYFCGVSPPSRAANPLIQDARFGDEKLTPVSALPVPSPSTLSSPRKAGCVRMKYGLKPAAVRVEGFDCLNRDRQSSRIPAFA